The Mercurialis annua linkage group LG7, ddMerAnnu1.2, whole genome shotgun sequence genome includes the window AAATCGCCCATTGTACtaaaaaaagtacatataacCACCTGAACTCGATTTTTTGGTACAAATAACCCACTGCCGTTAACAAAATCTTAACTCCGTTAAGTTTATAAATacaaggtacaaaaaaaccatcATACTTTTTAAAACGGACAAATATAACCCTATAAAACATTTAactttatatttactttttagaCAATTATATTATTACCTTAATAAAGGTATATATTCATTATAATTTCAGAAAATACCatgtaaattatatatatagtatttgaaacataaaattattcttccatcaataataacatatataaattattaattcttATACATTCTTTAAAATATCTATGTATATactgaaatattataaatatataataatattatcattactaagaagaataataataataataataataataataataataataataataataataaactacaactattttaataaaaatattatataataatcaaaGAGTTTGttgctcaaatggtataagtatTGGACAACAAAACTGTTAAGATCGTGGATTCAATTCTTCTCACAAACGCTCCTCCTCCCTCaattataaagaaatatattatataatattatttacatATAACTAGtatgttaatatatattatgataattatatttaaatttaaatttagaaatattttagtacaaatataaatatattttaaaatttacatatgattagtttttttttaataaacatctgatattataatttttaaactttagtACTTATACTTTCATGTGTGCGCGCGCGCGTGTGtgcataaaaatatttttcaatcaatgttaaatataaattataaattttacatatttttttaaaatactaatataaaataatatatatatatatatatatatatatatatatattattcttagaatttaatattattatacatttataatatattagtatataaatagATATTTTAAGAATGTGTAAAAATTAACAACATATATAAGCCATTAGtgaatgaaaaatatttttatttttcaaatactatatatataatttacatgatattttctaaaattataatgaatatATACCTTTATTAAGGTAATAATATAATtgtctaaaaaattaaatataaggtTTAATGTTTTATAGGGTTATATTTGTCCGTTTTAAAAAGTATgatggtttttttgtacctcGTATTTATAAACTTAACGGAGTTAAGATTTTGTTAACGGCAGTGGGTTATTTGTACCAAAAAATCGAGTTCAGGTGgttatatgtactttttttaGTACAATGGGCTATTTGTACCAACTGAAAAAATTCgatggtttttttgtaccttctgcctttaagaatttaataaacaaattaaccAATAATTAGTGAAggtgaataataataataataataataataataataataataagtgcAAAAAACTCGTGCAAAGAGTATGGCTTTTGACCTTTGACTGGAAGGCACGTGCACAGCATctttaatcactcaaaattcTCCTCGGTGATTTCGTTTTTCGGTGGCGCACGTGCATTTCCTGTCCCCCCGACAATCATAATACTCTTATTTTAACATTCTATATTAGATTACACATAATCTTATCTTCATTATAATATTGCCTAAAGTTTTTTGATATGTAAACCATTTACCATTCTTTAATTTGcatttaaataagttattagATCCTAAACTAAGATTGTTTACAAAGTTATATACTCTGACTACTCTCCCAGTCTTAGGAACTTAGGACGTCTCATGGTTAGTTTACACAAAATTAggaaataatttatgtttttatctttaatacTAATACTATTATAGTTTTTTACTTTTCCTTATTAATGacatcaaaatatataaaagaacaataaacaatgaaagaaaattgatgtaaaacaaaaagaacaaaagaaaCTTATAGTCTTGGTACAACAaagattcattttattttttgaatttagtaagaaagatcaaataaaattaattttgagactttgaaaaaaatactttcaaacttgacattttgatttgttttactCCTTTAAATGAAACGGCGGCAAAAGATTGGATAATCTACACATGTGAACTGAGAtaacatataattattaaacaatATGGAAGTAAAGGTGTAAAACgagttaaaatattaaatatgagGGTATTTTTTTACCTAAAAGTTTATTCTTAATTGATCGTATGCGTTAATTTTAAGGGGCAAAATTTCATTACACATgaggtaaatttaataaaaaaaatctaattattttttaaaatgtttcctacctcaattatattaataatctGGAGACAGTACCCATTTTTATGGAAAATATAGTTTAAAGTTTCATATGTAGGTAACTTATTTGCGGAGGAGTCTTGTATGAATTCCTTACATGTCCATCAAAttatagattttttaaaaaaattgcttcTAATTTGGAATTAATGGATaaagatttttttagaaaatatagataaataattataaatagacTAAATACTAAATTCTCAAAGtgaaaataataacaaattttaaaattttaagaatataataaCTAAATCAGTATAGtgaactttaaaataaaatttcaaagtgGTAAAGACGTAAGTTGAACTTTTAAAGGAGCCCATGAATAATCTTGTGGGCTTCTATCATCAAAACGCTGAATAGTAGCCCAGCAAAAAGAAATGGAGGTGCGGGGAATCGAACCCCGTGCCTCTCGCATGCGAAGCGAGCGCTCTACCATATGAGCTACACCCCCATTTTGATTGTAAGGTCTAACCCGTTTTTATGAAACAAAGTTAAactaaaacattataaaaccgAAGGCCAAACTTGTCTTGAAGCCTTTGTATTCtagatttttatttatatgatcaTTTTTACATTTGTCTTTAATTAGTCCATATATTTTATCCATTTTGAACTTTTAGAACTGTTTTTGGACGGAAAAAAAATGTACAGTGCACTTGCTATGAAATGCATGTGAGATACTATAATTTAGCTAATAATCTAACATTCTAACTTAATATGCTAGCGAAATAGCcacattattaatattaaaaagggtcgatataaatatagatttagAAATATAGGGTCTATTAATAATCTTTTTGAAGATATGactatgtaaaaaaaaattaaaatacaaaagccttatgttattttttatataaaaattagtaatCAATTAATGGCGATTGAGCAACATGCTTAGAATTTCTTGCATATCGGAATGATCTTAAATATATGCCTTTGGGAATGTCATTCCCTATAGGTTCTGGAAATAGCACAAGAAAATTACAAGCAAGAtgatcaaattaaaaaagaaaaacttaaCTTTCAACCATGAAACACCAAATGATTGAAGAAAATAATATAGATGAAATTGaccattttaatttaattgccTACCTAATACCATGCCACATAAATAACTCCAAAAGTATGTCcttcatacttttttttttggtaagcccatccggtttccaaggcttcgccctgactaatccggatccgacccgtgtcgcgcatggtgggtgagtcttgcagtgggaattttctgcattcacaaggactcgaacccgagaccttgcttaagcgataccaagccgcttaccacttggaccaactcccattggttaTGTCCTTCATACTTTCTTATATGTGTAATTTCATTTGGAAAGAATTTCACAATACTACTAACTAAGGGTGtgaaataactaaataaaactGAATAATCtaactaaaataatattataattagtttggtttaatatcataaatattcaaaattttcaatttattttaattttgaatataaaataattcggttaaattttaattatacattaaccaaaataattgaatcaaACAGAACAAATTAACTGAATCAGCTAGtttaattcggtttgatttgaaaaatcttaattcattgaaaatttagttttattctgaaaataaaataaaataaaatttagttcgATTTAGTTTGAAGTGAATGCACGCTTTAGCTACTACTAATTGATGCTTTTTTTATAATGACCATGAGATTTTCTAAACATATTCCAACTATAAAACAACGCTTTTAAACCTTttacattcagactaatcctcACTCGAGTCGGGTAGGTCCCTTACGGGAGATAAAACTCtaactccaaattttaaacggttgcaTACATGAGTACAGTTCGACCCGGGATCTCACTTAAACTAGAAAAACGTCTTACCAATTCACCTGCATCTTGAGGTTTTACCGACTGATGCTTTTAATTATATACAAAGTCTTTTTCAGAATTGAGAAATCTGGAATTCAAAActaattttagaattaaaaagTCTTAACTCaatgtttaaaagaaaaaataaatatttcttaTTCTTTATAAAAACAATTCCACTAAAACTTCTATTTGGCCGTTCATGTTTTGTTTGTGTTGAAATATTCTTAATCGGGGGTCATTTTCTTGATGGGATTAGCATTACTTAACCAAGATCAAATATTTGATTAAGagataatcaagaaaatcaagaCACAAAAAGTAATCAGAGATAAATCAAGAAATGGATACCTATTTAGAGAAAGTTTATGTCATACTTGGTAATGATTTACAAGATGGGTTCAAGACTTTGGATTGGACAATCAAGAAATGGAAACCAATTCCAATTTCTATAATCATTCTTCATTTCACATTCAATGTTTCAAAAGAATTTGTTTACACCCCATGTAAGTAGTTAATTTCATTATAGTAATTAtcaaagttttaattttattttatttttgtgatttctTGAAGACTTTTAATTGATTTCATGTTGATCTTGTTTAATTTCAGTTGGTAAGCTGCCTGCAAGTTCTGTTAGTGAAGAGAAGCTTCAAGTTTTAAGGAGATATGAACAagaaaagattgaaaaattactttcaaaatatatttctttttgtGGAAAGGTGAAGTAATTTGTATGTTTTGTAGTTTCTTGAAAAATtactttcaaaatatatttctttttgtGGAAAGGTGAAGTAATTTGTATGTTTTGTAGTTTCTTTTTGGTTTCATTTTGGTTTCTTTGATGATTCTTGTAATTCAATTCCATGATAATTTTGCAGGTAAAAGCTGAAATATTCAAAGTTGAGAAATCTGATGAACCAGTTCAGAAAGTCATAGTAGAATTAATCTCAAGATACAAGATAACTAAATTGGTATTGGAATTAACATTCTTGAGATCATCTTCTTCTTGGTATGTGCTTCTCTTCCTCAAAgttcatatttttaacttttttgccCAATAATTACCATTCttttatgggccaattttgaAATAAACCATAAATTATAGCATGAAATaccatttaaacaaaaaaaattaatttttgtaattcgaagcacaaatgtttattttttttcaactcGAATCACCAATTGAAAATCTAACCAACATGCGATGATACCAtaactcaaaaacaaaaagtATGATGGATTTTGGTGTCCATTGATCGGATTTTCAAACAGTGATTCAAATTGTAAAAAGAAAATTTCGTATTAGGAATTGTAAAACTTAACAGTTTATCTTGCAATTATCAAACACGCTATAATTTACGATattatttgcatttaacccttctTTTGTTGATTTCTTTCTAAATAGGAGATCAAAGAATTCAATAAGTGGTTCATTCTACATCCATGAGCATAAACCAAATTTTTGTGAATTTTTCATCATATGTGGAGGAAAATTAGTATTTCTTAGAGGAGAAAATGAAGATGTAATAATGGAAGATGATGATCAAGGACTAACAAAAAAGGGAAATATAAAAAGTTGGTTTGGAAAAATGTTGAATGATCACAACTCCTCTTCAATAAAGAATTCTCACCGTTTGTCTGTCTCATCCAAAAGCCAAAATCAGTGGGAAAATTGTGCTCAAGAGATTCAAAATTACTATGAGAATTTGTTATCTTCAAATTTGGGTGAAGATAAAGATTTTGCTCCATTGGAGGAAGGTGTGCACACAATCACTGAATCAATGGTAAGTCAAAATAGAGAAATTCTTCCCTACATATCATTTTCATATGAGTGAACTCGACTATTTGAACAGTGGATAGGAGCATACAAAAATCGAATTACTAAACCAAATTTACAATTCTTGTTTCATTCGATTCagtttgatattatttaaaaaaaaattacaactcGACTCGGTTTAATTTTAGAGCAAATTCAAATAATACAATCGGACCGAAccaaaaaatcaaccaaaatgACTAGTTTGGTCAACTTTAATATGCAAATTTAACTTGTTTTACATCTTGATTCTgctttattaataataaaattttggatttggttcgatttgaaCTGAATGCCCGCTATGAATAGTGGATTATGAGAGAGTCTATTAAGACCGTTGTAGATAAAAGTTtcttatcaaaaaatatattagagaTGTTGTTTTTGTAGTCATAATTTTACATTACTATAATAGTTTCAAATAAGTcccatttttgaattttttttattatcattgtGGTCTAACTAAATGTGTAGgttttatatattattgatCACTGTATATAAAATTAGTCTTCTTTATTAGTTAGGATTTAGAGGTTTAGGTTCAACAAGTCCATTTTGGCTTCCTTACTTTTTGACTCTATAGGTTTGTCATCATATTGTTGGAAATTTTATGACAATAATGAAGTAATAGATCTAGCCATGTTTTATCACAATCTATTTTGCAGTTTTGCATCAGTTGCTTCAGTatggttttataataaaaatataaaattgttctatttttaaataaaataaaatttaaagcgAAAACGtttgtttgatttggttcaattttttaatttaaccgaaatataaatataattttttaaataaattaaagttaaaaaagaaaaatttaatggATCTTAAAATATGAATCAAATCTAAGTtaaattatactaatatattatacgttttaattatttaaatatattaaaaaataatgttttttttaagaaatgttttttttaaaaaaattaaattacatagACGTAGTTCAACTTTTCGGGTTTTtcagtttttcaaaatttaaaactaaaagaaaccaaattttataaatatttctatTAAATAATACTGaacatattattttcaattcagtttaatttttgcACAACCTATAGTTTGTCATAGCAACGGGGCCGACACCCTATTTGTCTGTCACCAATTACTTTCCTAATCATTtcggtatttttttttaattatcgcATTTTGTTTCTCTTCTTTAACGGTCGTTTTCATCCTCTCttaatcttatttttatttgtctgaTTTCAATATTAGAGATATATTGTACTCTATATGTGAGCCTGTCATTCattctcaaaaaaattattactgaTGTAAAAATTTGGTAGCATTACAGAATGGGGCAGTAAAAGCAGAAAATATGAGAAGTAAAATAGATGATGTGCAGAAAATAATCCGATTGAACAAGGAAGAGATTAAAGCCAACATGGAACGGTCTGCCAAAGCTGAATGGGCATTATGCTTATGCAATACCAGggtaaataaatcaaaattattattatttttttcatttaaatatatatactccctccgtcccaaaacagTAGTCCACTTTAGAACTTGTGTTATCGAAATGTAACAAATTAAATATCGATAACCGTTCAGGAATAACCTATTTTAGAACTTGTGATTGATGCTTACCAAAACTAAGTTGATTCATGTCTTTATAGGCTGAGGAACTTGAAgctaaaataaaagaagaaattacAAACAGAATGGAGATAAAGAAATCATTAGACACTGATACAGAACAAATTCAAGAACTCATAACTGATATATCAGAAAACAAGAACAAAAGAAGTTCACTTCTTGAGTTACAGACAGAACTATCAAACAAGCTTCAGTTATTAACTTTGTCAAGATTACGCGGAGAAGCTCAATTAGACAATGCAGTGATTGCAAGAGCGGAAATGGTACGAGATATCGAAGAGCTACGACGACAGAGAGACGTTCTTCAACGCAGAGTTGAGTTCTGTAAAGAAAAAGATGCCATTGGAATGGTTACAAAGCTGAATCAGTTAAGTTGTGGGTATAGAGAGTATAGTGCAGAAGATATTAGATTGGCTACTGATGGGTTTTCCGAGCGGCTGAGATTGAAATCGGGTGGTGATTGGACAAATGTGTATCGAGGGCGTTTTCATAATACAGCAGTTGCTGTTAAATTGGTGAATTCTGATGATAATTTATCTCAGGAAGATTTTCTTGCTAAGGTATGCTGCACGAAAACTTATCGAGTTTTACCTTAAGGTATTTCacatttttgttttcaaaaacgcTTCTGAACAACACTCAATATTTTCCGTTTCAAGATCCGTACTATGCTAATTTTCGATATTCAAGCAAAAGTCTTACTAGTTTCTTATGGGCGAAAAGACGGATAATTTACAAAGATTATCCGTGAACTGTCATCTCTCTTTTCGAACCGtccctaaaatttaatatgtacTCTAAGTATCCAAAAGTTTTTACTATATAATTTGGTTGTCCATGTCGTTACATTAGCAACATTGTCAATTTTAATGATGTAACGTGCCACTTAAAATCCTatataaatgtccaaaatatAGGATTTTGCTACCTGCACTATGTAGCAATTTTTTAGGCGTCCATATATATAAGACTTCAGTTGGCAGACCGCGTCATTAAAACTGATGGGAACAGCGGAAGAGTAACGGCAGAGACACCCAAGCtattaaataaatgtttaaGAATAGTCGGGGTACGAATTAAAGTTTAAGggtgaattataaaaaagaaaataattcagGGACAATTAGTGTAAATTATCCACCAAAAGGCTTAGGAAATTGACTTGATATTGTCTTTGTTCATGCAGGTGAAGTTGCTTAACAATATAAGGCACCCACATTTGCTAGCCATAATGGGTTTCTGCTGCTCTGAGCCAAAAAGCatcatttttgaatatttgcACAATGGAAGCTTAAGGGATACATTGCTTTCCTCCCAAGGAAACCACAGGAAAACAAACCGGGCCTTGAGATGGCACGATCGGATCCGAATTGCCCATGAAGTATGCTCGGGCCTGGTCTATCTCCACTCGGCTAGGCCTAGGCCCATTATCCACGGCCATTTGACAACATCCAACATCCTCCTGGACCGTAATCTAGTTGCGAAGATAAGCGGGTTGAAGTTCGGGCTCGGTCAATGTTATGACAAAAATGATGATACGCGGATCGACATTCGGGCTTTTGGACTACTAGTGTTAAATCTTCTAACTGGGAGTAATTGGGCCGGGCTTGTCGATGAGATGATGACGGTAGATCCGACGGCCCTGGTTAGGGTTTTAGATGAGGTGGCAGGACAATGGCCTTTAGATTTGGCTGAGGAACTTGTTGGGATAGCAATGAAGTGCATTTCCATTAACACTGGGCCTAAAACAAAGTTGAGTGCAGCAAAAGTAATGGAAGAAATGACTGGAGTAAGAAAAAAGGCAGATGAGATAGTTGGCAAAGGTGGTGGGTGTGAGGCTGTTGTTATAGAAGGTGTTGATGCTGAAGTTCCTAGCATTTTCCTATGCCCCATTTTTCAGGTAATTTTGTTGGCATAATTGGTTTAATTGATAGTTACTACTGTTGTTAAAACAAGTCCAATTCATTTTTAAGTAAAGAATCATCATGGTTCTTGAATTTGAGTGTCATGGTCAATTACGTCGCACTTGGTTATATTAATCGATTAAGgtcaatattttgtatttttaggtcaattaactCTCAAATTATACAAAATGAACGAGTTCAGGACCGCCATGATACAATTTAAGGGTTAAGTGACCTAAAAATATAGactattgttatttgattaaaATGACCGAGTGTGAGTTAATTGACCATAGTACACAAGTTCATGGATTGCAATAAATAGAAAACAAGAATATTTGGAATAATGGCTCAATTCTTCTCTACTGATATTTCATTCATATTTATAGCAGTGTTACAACAACCAGCGATAAAATTAAGGGATTACAAACTGATGTAATGCTATAAAACAGGACTATCTAAACTGAAAATAAGTTGACTACTTCCACTAGAACTCAATCATGTAGTTGCATAAATGTAGGCTAAAATATCTGAACTGAAGTTGCACAGATATTATCAAGCTGTTTTAACTCCACCCCTCAAACGAAGGGGAGACTCAACGACACCAAGTTTGTCTCGCAAAAACTCAAAACGAGAATGTGACAACGCCTTTGTAAGACAATCTGCTATCTGATCATGTGAAGGCACATACCGAATTTCCAAATCTTTTCTCAAAACCATATCTCTAACAAAATGAACATCGATCTCTATATGCTTTGTTCGAGCGTGAAACACAGGATTTGACGCAAGTGCAGCTGCACTTAAATTGTCAACCCAAACAATGGGTCTAGAAGGAAGAGGAAATGAAAACTCTTTCAGAAGTGAAGTCATCCAACAAATTTCTGCTGCAAGGTTGGCTAAAGATCTGTATTCTGACTCGGTGCTTGATCTAGCTACAACATGTTGCTTTTTGGAAGACCACGAGATCAGCGTATCCCCAAAGTAAACACAATAGCCTGCTACTGACCGACGATCATCCATACAACTAGCCCAATCAGCGTCTGAAAAACCACTTAGAAGGAGTCTGTCACTATGTTTAATATGCAGGCCAGCATTGATAGTGCCACTTAGATATCGAAGAACTCTCTTCACCGCTTGCCAATGAACCATTGTTGGCTGTTGAAGAAATTGACTCAACTTGTTTACTGAGTAGGCTATATCTGGTCGGGTGTGCGTAAGATATTGGAGAGCTCCTATAATCTGTCTATAGGATGTTGGATTCTTCATAATTTCTCCTTCTTGTTTAGACAACTTCTTTCCCGTTGCTAGTGGTGTTGAGCATTCTTTGACATTTTCCATTCCAGCTTTCTTGAGTAATTCTCGAATATATCTTGATTGTGTAAGATACATTCCAGTTTCATCCCTAAAGACTTCAATTCCAAGAAAATAATGTAAAGAACCCATGTCTTTCAATGAAAAAATCTTGTTTAACTTGTGAATAAAAGTTTGCACAAGTTGATTATCATTCCCTGTTATCAAGATGTCATCAACATATATAAGAATAAACAGAACTTTAGCGTTAGACttgaaaaagaagagagaagtgTCACATTTGGAATTGCAGAATCCCCAACCAATTAAAGTATCTTTCAACCTATCAAACCAAGCGCGTGGAGCTTGTTTAAGGCCATAGATAGCCTTGTCcagtttacaaacaaaatttgGCTTCTTTGGATCAACAAAGCCCTCCGGTTGCACCATATAAACATCTTCAGCAAGAAAACCATTCAGAAACGCATTATTTATATCTAGTTGCCGCACTTCCCATCCTTTAGAGACAGCTAGAGTGAGAACAAGTCTGATTGTAGAGGGTTTGATAACGGGGCTGAATGTCTCAAAGAAATCAATGCCAGGCGTTTGGTGGAATCCCTTGGCCACTAACCTTGCTTTATAGCGCTCTATGCTCCCATTTGGATTGTATTTGAGCTTGAAAACCCATTTGCTTCCAACTAAGGACTGAGCTTCAGATGCCGGAACTAGACGCCACGTTTGGTTCAAAGTTAAAGCTTGATACTCACTTTGCATGGCTTTCTTCCAATTGTTGTTACTAAGAGCTGCTGAAACAGTTGAAGGTTCCATATAATTCAAGTCATCAACACTCTCAACAATACCTGTATAAGGAATCTTTGGCTTATAAATTCCGCTCTTCCCTCGCGTCACCATGGGATGGCCAACTGGTTGAGTTTCAGTGCGATCTTGCCGTTCATTGTTTTCTGCTCGAATTGACGACTCTACTGGCTCATCGCTTCCAGAATTTTCAGCAGCAAATTCTTGAGATAAATCTCTTGGTGAAATAGAAGTGAAGCCTTCAGAACTTGATGATGCCACTGGGGAAGTTTGCTGCTGGTTTGTACAAGTAGAATCTGTAGTTTGATTAGTAAAATTTGAAGGTAAGTTCCATGACAATGGTGCTGAAATAATGACAGGACTTGATGATATTTTGGTATTTAGGAACCCAAAATGGAAGGGAAAttctttttcattaaaaattacATGTCTAGAGATATATATTCTGCCTGTAGAACTGAGACATTTATATCCTTTGAAAGATTCACTATAGCCAAGGAAAACACACTTTGTTGAATGGAATTGAAACTTATGAGTTTGATATGGTCTAAGACATGGAAAACAGCTACAACCATAAATCTTTAGGAATGAATAATCTGGAATTTTGTTAAACAATTTTTGCAtcggtgaaata containing:
- the LOC126655349 gene encoding putative U-box domain-containing protein 50, with product MDTYLEKVYVILGNDLQDGFKTLDWTIKKWKPIPISIIILHFTFNVSKEFVYTPFGKLPASSVSEEKLQVLRRYEQEKIEKLLSKYISFCGKVKAEIFKVEKSDEPVQKVIVELISRYKITKLVLELTFLRSSSSWRSKNSISGSFYIHEHKPNFCEFFIICGGKLVFLRGENEDVIMEDDDQGLTKKGNIKSWFGKMLNDHNSSSIKNSHRLSVSSKSQNQWENCAQEIQNYYENLLSSNLGEDKDFAPLEEGVHTITESMNGAVKAENMRSKIDDVQKIIRLNKEEIKANMERSAKAEWALCLCNTRAEELEAKIKEEITNRMEIKKSLDTDTEQIQELITDISENKNKRSSLLELQTELSNKLQLLTLSRLRGEAQLDNAVIARAEMVRDIEELRRQRDVLQRRVEFCKEKDAIGMVTKLNQLSCGYREYSAEDIRLATDGFSERLRLKSGGDWTNVYRGRFHNTAVAVKLVNSDDNLSQEDFLAKVKLLNNIRHPHLLAIMGFCCSEPKSIIFEYLHNGSLRDTLLSSQGNHRKTNRALRWHDRIRIAHEVCSGLVYLHSARPRPIIHGHLTTSNILLDRNLVAKISGLKFGLGQCYDKNDDTRIDIRAFGLLVLNLLTGSNWAGLVDEMMTVDPTALVRVLDEVAGQWPLDLAEELVGIAMKCISINTGPKTKLSAAKVMEEMTGVRKKADEIVGKGGGCEAVVIEGVDAEVPSIFLCPIFQDVMKNPHIAADGFSYELEAIEEWLKMGRDTSPMTNLRLNHTFLIPNHTLRSLIQEWHNKNSILTS